The nucleotide sequence TCGGCGTCAAGGTCGATGGCATCGCCAAGCGGGAAGGCCACGGTCGCTCCGCCGACCACGATCTGCGCCGAACCGGCGGGCGGAGCGTCGGCAGCGACCGGGGCGCCGATCTTCGCCATGCGTCCGAGGATGGCGCCTTCCTGTTCGATCAGGCCGATCAGGGCGCTGCCGCCCTCCCCTGCCAGCACGTGCGGGACGAGCGCCGCCGTCCACGGCACGTTGAGCTCGGAGCGAAGGGCGCGGACGCCCTCGACGAAGGCGATCACGGATTCGACCTTCGCCTTCGCATCCGCGTCGCTTGCAGCATTCGGCTCAGGCCACGTGGCCACGATGAGGTCGTACGGCCGCTCGCCCATGCCGTGCCACAGCTCCTCGGTGACGAACGGCATGAACGGGTGGAGCATGACCAGGATCTGGTCGAACGCCCAGCCGGCGACGGCGCGGGTCTCCTCGTCGAAGCCGCCCTTCACCAGCTCGACATACCAGTCGCAGAAGGTGCCCCAGGTGAAGTGGTAGATGGCGTCGGCCATGCCGTCGAAGCGCAGCTCGTCGAAGGCGCGGTTGAGCTTGCCCAGCGTCTCCACCACCTCGCCGATGATCCAGCGGTTGACCGGCTTGGTGGCTTCGGGCGCCGCGATCGAAGTGGACGGCCCGACCCCGTTCATCTGCAGGAAGCGGGCGGCGTTCCACAGCTTGGTGGCGAAATTGCGATAACCCTCGACCCGCTTCTCATCCAATTTGATGTCTCGGCCCTGGCTCTCCATCGCCGCCATGGTGAAGCGGAGGGCATCGGCGCCATATTTGTCGATAAGGACGAGGGGGTCGACGGTGTTGCCCTTCGACTTGCTCATCTTCTGGCCCTGCGCGTCGCGCACGAGACCGTGGAGGTAGAGCGTGCGCCACGGCACCTCATCCATGAACTCGAGCCCCTGCATGGCCATGCGGGCATCCCAGAAGAAGAGGATGTCGAAGCCGGAGATGAGGACGTCGTTGGGGTAGTGGCGGGCGAGATCTCCCCTCCCGCTTGCGGGAGGGGCCGCGGGAGGGCTTGTCGGCGAGGATGGCGACACGCCCTCCCCTTCCGGCGCTGACGCGCCTCCTTCCCCTCCCGGAAGCGGGAGGGGCGAGCCTTCGGGCCACCCCAGGGTCGCGAAGGGCCACAGTGCCGAGCTGAACCAGGTGTCCAGCACGTCCTGGTCCTGCATCAGCGGGCGCTCGTCGCCGGCCATGGCCTGCGCTTCCTCGGCGCTCATGGCGACGAAGATGTTGCCGAACTCGTCGTACCACGCCGGGATCCGGTGGCCCCACCATAGCTGGCGCGACACGCACCACGGCTGGATGCCTTCGAGCCAGTTGAACCAGGTCTTGGACCAGGTCTCGGGCACGACCTTGATCTCGCCGGCCCTGGTCGCAGCGACGACGCGCTCGGCGAGCGGCTTTACGTCGACATACCATTGGTCGGTCAGCCAAGGTTCGATCACCACGCCGGAGCGGTCGCCGAGCGGGGTAGCGATGGTGCGGTCCTCGACCTTGACGAGCGCTCCGTCGGCCTCGAGCAGTTCGACCACCCGCCGGCGGGCGTCGAAGCGCTCGCGGCCGAGCAGTTCTTCGGGCACCAAGCCGTCCGCGGTCTGGCAGACGTGGGCGGACGCATCGAGCATGTTGAACATGTCGGCGGGCTTGATCCCGGCGCGGCGGCCGACCTCGAAGTCGTTGAAGTCGTGGCCGGGCGTGATCTTCACCGCGCCGGAGCCCAATTCGGGATCGGCATGTTCGTCGGCAACGATCGGGATGAGGCGGCCGGTGATCGGAAGCCTGATCTGCTTGCCGATGAGCGCGGTGTAACGCTCGTCCGACGGGTGGACCGCCACCGCCATGTCGGCAAGCATGGTCTCGGGCCGCGTGGTCGCCACCTCGATATGGCCGCTGCCGTCCGCCAGCGGATAGCTGAGGGTCCAGAACTTGCCCGGCTGGTCGCGCGTCTCGACCTCGAGATCGGAGATGGCGGTCTGGAACTTGGGGTCCCAGTTCACCAGGCGCTTGTCGCGGTAGATACGGCCGCGCTTGTGAAGCTCGACAAAGGTGTGGAGGACGGCCTTCGAGAAGCCCTCGTCCATGGTGAAGCGCTCGTTTGACCAGTCGCAGGAGGCGCCGAGGCGGCGCAGCTGGCGGGTGATCTGGCCGCCGCTCTCGGCCTTCCACTCCCACACCTTGGCGACGAACTCGTCGCGGGTGAAGTCGGTGCGCTTCTGCTGCTGGGCGTTCAGCTGGCGCTCGACCACCATCTGGGTGGCGATACCGGCATGGTCGGTGCCGACCACCCACAAAGCGTCCTTGCCCTGCATCCGCGCGCGGCGGACGAGGATGTCCTGCAGCGTATCGTCGAGCGCGTGGCCGATGTGGAGGCTGCCAGTGACATTGGGCGGCGGCATGACGATGGTGAACGGCTCGGCGTCAGGGCGCGCCGGGCGGAATTGGCCCGTCTTCTCCCAATGGTCGTACCAGCGGGCTTCGATGGCGGCGGGTTCGAAGGTCTTCGGCAGATCGGTCATGGTGCGCTGCGGTATAGAGCGCGGCGGCTTC is from Sphingomonas sp. LHG3406-1 and encodes:
- a CDS encoding valine--tRNA ligase, producing the protein MTDLPKTFEPAAIEARWYDHWEKTGQFRPARPDAEPFTIVMPPPNVTGSLHIGHALDDTLQDILVRRARMQGKDALWVVGTDHAGIATQMVVERQLNAQQQKRTDFTRDEFVAKVWEWKAESGGQITRQLRRLGASCDWSNERFTMDEGFSKAVLHTFVELHKRGRIYRDKRLVNWDPKFQTAISDLEVETRDQPGKFWTLSYPLADGSGHIEVATTRPETMLADMAVAVHPSDERYTALIGKQIRLPITGRLIPIVADEHADPELGSGAVKITPGHDFNDFEVGRRAGIKPADMFNMLDASAHVCQTADGLVPEELLGRERFDARRRVVELLEADGALVKVEDRTIATPLGDRSGVVIEPWLTDQWYVDVKPLAERVVAATRAGEIKVVPETWSKTWFNWLEGIQPWCVSRQLWWGHRIPAWYDEFGNIFVAMSAEEAQAMAGDERPLMQDQDVLDTWFSSALWPFATLGWPEGSPLPLPGGEGGASAPEGEGVSPSSPTSPPAAPPASGRGDLARHYPNDVLISGFDILFFWDARMAMQGLEFMDEVPWRTLYLHGLVRDAQGQKMSKSKGNTVDPLVLIDKYGADALRFTMAAMESQGRDIKLDEKRVEGYRNFATKLWNAARFLQMNGVGPSTSIAAPEATKPVNRWIIGEVVETLGKLNRAFDELRFDGMADAIYHFTWGTFCDWYVELVKGGFDEETRAVAGWAFDQILVMLHPFMPFVTEELWHGMGERPYDLIVATWPEPNAASDADAKAKVESVIAFVEGVRALRSELNVPWTAALVPHVLAGEGGSALIGLIEQEGAILGRMAKIGAPVAADAPPAGSAQIVVGGATVAFPLGDAIDLDAERSRLAKAAEAAEKDRDSLAARLGNPAFAERAKPEAVAKARADHDARAAEAERLRAALARLG